One Brachyspira pilosicoli P43/6/78 genomic window carries:
- the purD gene encoding phosphoribosylamine--glycine ligase: MKILIIGSGGREHAIAFSLSKNERVEKIYCSEGNAGTFYENKCENVKLNGIDEFVNFAKEKSIDLTIVGSEELLVAGIVDIFEKNNLKIFGPDKKGAMLEGSKAYAKEFMKKYGIKTAEYKTFNDYNNAKEYLKSINYPIVIKASGLALGKGVIICKDIKEANNALEDMMIKKVFGDACNEIVIEEFLEGYEASILSITDGNTIIPFISAKDHKKALDNDGGLNTGGMGVISPNPYYTKEAESLFIKDILNPTLEGMKRENISFAGIIFFGLMITKNGVYLLEYNVRMGDPETQAVLMLMESDYLSLIESAMDKKLKDIDIKWKDKHACCVVMASGGYPSSYNKGYKITGINNINGKCFIAGAKLDENKNIITSGGRVLNVVNIADSLEEARKLTYNDIEKIDFKDKYFRKDIGLIKL, encoded by the coding sequence ATGAAAATACTAATCATAGGCTCTGGCGGAAGAGAACATGCTATAGCTTTTAGCTTATCAAAGAATGAAAGAGTAGAGAAGATATACTGTTCTGAGGGTAATGCTGGAACTTTTTATGAAAATAAATGTGAGAATGTGAAATTAAACGGAATTGATGAGTTTGTTAATTTTGCAAAAGAGAAGAGTATTGATTTAACTATAGTAGGAAGTGAGGAGCTTCTTGTTGCCGGCATAGTAGATATATTTGAAAAGAACAATTTAAAAATCTTTGGACCTGATAAAAAAGGTGCTATGCTTGAGGGCTCTAAGGCTTATGCTAAAGAGTTTATGAAAAAATACGGAATTAAAACAGCTGAGTACAAAACATTTAATGACTATAATAATGCAAAAGAATATTTAAAAAGTATAAATTATCCTATTGTTATAAAGGCTAGCGGACTTGCTTTAGGTAAGGGTGTAATTATATGTAAAGATATAAAAGAAGCCAATAATGCATTAGAAGATATGATGATAAAAAAAGTATTTGGTGATGCTTGTAATGAGATTGTAATAGAAGAGTTTTTGGAAGGTTATGAGGCTTCTATTTTATCTATAACAGATGGTAACACTATAATACCTTTTATATCTGCAAAAGACCATAAAAAAGCGTTGGATAATGATGGCGGATTAAACACTGGAGGAATGGGTGTAATATCACCAAACCCTTATTATACAAAAGAGGCAGAAAGTTTATTTATAAAAGATATTTTAAATCCTACTCTCGAAGGAATGAAGAGAGAAAATATAAGTTTTGCTGGTATAATATTTTTTGGGCTTATGATTACAAAAAATGGAGTGTATTTGCTTGAGTATAATGTGAGAATGGGAGACCCAGAGACACAGGCTGTGCTTATGCTCATGGAGAGTGATTATTTATCTTTAATAGAAAGTGCTATGGATAAGAAATTAAAAGACATAGATATAAAATGGAAAGATAAACATGCTTGCTGTGTGGTTATGGCTTCTGGCGGATATCCTTCTAGTTATAACAAGGGATATAAAATTACTGGCATAAACAATATAAACGGCAAATGTTTTATAGCTGGTGCTAAACTCGATGAAAATAAAAATATTATTACAAGCGGCGGAAGGGTTT